One Gordonia sp. SID5947 genomic region harbors:
- a CDS encoding TetR/AcrR family transcriptional regulator produces the protein MSRSNENSEQSEKRPYRMGARAAAAARTREAILDAAEDAFEDQWFDDVTLADVARLAGVSQQTIVNHFGSKEDLYITGIGERVGPRISARRDRARKGEVRSVVETAVDDYEQTGIGLLRVLATADRYPTMTTVAESGRVAHREWVTRCFPAVRDDRNGVIDQLCVLLDVRTWSQFRHEHGFDEARTVDTLVRMVEDALSHGNTGTPR, from the coding sequence GTGTCAAGATCCAATGAAAATTCGGAGCAGTCCGAGAAACGTCCCTACCGGATGGGCGCACGCGCCGCGGCGGCCGCCCGCACGCGTGAGGCGATCCTCGACGCCGCCGAGGATGCCTTCGAGGATCAGTGGTTCGACGACGTCACGCTGGCCGACGTCGCGCGGCTCGCGGGTGTGTCACAGCAGACGATCGTCAACCATTTCGGTTCCAAGGAGGATCTCTACATCACCGGGATCGGCGAGCGGGTCGGTCCGCGGATCAGCGCGCGCCGAGACCGGGCACGCAAGGGCGAGGTGCGATCGGTGGTGGAGACGGCGGTCGACGACTACGAGCAGACCGGCATCGGTTTGCTCCGGGTACTCGCCACCGCCGATCGCTATCCGACGATGACCACGGTCGCCGAATCAGGTCGGGTGGCACACCGCGAATGGGTCACCCGATGCTTTCCCGCGGTCCGCGACGACCGCAACGGGGTCATCGACCAACTCTGCGTACTCCTCGACGTCCGGACGTGGTCGCAGTTCCGGCACGAGCACGGCTTCGACGAGGCCAGGACCGTCGACACGCTCGTGCGGATGGTCGAAGACGCACTCTCCCACGGCAACACGGGAACGCCGCGGTGA